In the genome of Carassius carassius chromosome 47, fCarCar2.1, whole genome shotgun sequence, one region contains:
- the LOC132130390 gene encoding protein YIPF5-like has product MSGFDNFNADFYQSSYSVDDQNQAGYGYSDTDDQYGQYDYPQPMGYSGPPGVMQPQQPYAGQIYQPTPAFTPASPQAMYGSSFEDEPPLLEELGINFEHIWQKTLTVLHPLKAADGSIMNETDLAGPMVFCLAFGATLLLTGKIQFGYVYGISAIGCLGMYCLLNLMSMTGVSFGCVASVLGYCLLPMITLSSFGVLFSLQGMLGMIITATIIGWCSFSASKIFISALAMDGQQLLVAYPCALLYGVFALISVF; this is encoded by the exons ATGTCAGGGTTTGACAACTTCAACGCAGACTTTTACCAGTCTAGTTACAGTGTGGATGATCAGAACCAGGCAGGATATGGCTACAGCGACACAGACGACC AGTATGGACAGTATGACTACCCCCAGCCAATGGGCTACTCGGGGCCTCCGGGTGTGATGCAGCCCCAGCAGCCGTACGCAGGACAGATCTACCAGCCCACGCCAGCCTTCACGCCGGCCTCTCCACAGGCCATGTACGGTAGCAGCTTTGAGGATGAGCCCCCATTGCTGGAAG AGCTGGGGATCAACTTTGAGCACATCTGGCAGAAGACTCTGACTGTGCTGCACCCGCTGAAGGCAGCAGATGGCAGTATAATGAATGAAACGGACCTGGCTGGTCCCATGGTGTTCTGTTTGGCCTTTGGGGCGACGTTACTCTTG ACGGGTAAGATCCAGTTTGGTTATGTGTATGGTATCAGTGCCATCGGGTGCCTCGGCATGTACTGCCTGCTCAACCTCATGAGCATGACGGGGGTGTCGTTCGGCTGTGTGGCTAGTGTCCTCGGTTACTGCCTGCTACCCATGATCACCCTGTCCAGTTTCGGGGTCCTCTTTTCcttaca GGGCATGTTGGGTATGATTATAACAGCTACCATCATTGGTTGGTGCAGTTTTTCGGCCTCTAAGATCTTCATCTCTGCTCTGGCCATGGATGGACAACAGCTGCTGGTGGCGTACCCCTGCGCCCTGCTGTACGGAGTCTTTGCCCTCATCTCTGTTTTTTGA